The sequence acagtatattgtgccctatttttacagatttgttttAGAGTGTGTGTTATCAGTGCCACTGATCTCAAACAGTCCTAACAAAAGTTTGAGGAGGAAAAGGGGAGGAGATAGTCCTGATCCACAGTGACCCTGCCAAACCCTAAAACTTAAATATGTTCGTTACACCAGAGGACAAGTTCTGAAATGCTGGCTGAGGaggtttttcttttctgtagaTGCTGAATGACCTTGAACTTCTGTTACTTCAATAATGGCCTTAAACcactttaattttaatatactaATTTAAAAGTAAAGACTGCACCTGTTGCATTGAGTCTAGAGCAAGGacgctaaatttcacacactgtTCCACAACAGGGCATAAGTACGTTTAAAGTCAAGATTTTGATCGGAAACGGCGATGTCCACCGGTTCCTTGAGTGATACTGAAGACCTCCaggagctgtcaatcactcgTTCTCTACAAGACTCTGAAGATGAGTTCAGCATGGATGACAATCTGAAAGGAAAAACCAGCAATAAGAAGCAACAAGAGAAGAGGGCAAAGGATGGCAGGAAATCTCAAAGAAACGCTGCTAATGCCAGAGAAAGGGCGAGGATGAGAGTTTTGAGCAAGGCTTTCTCACGACTGAAGACCAGCCTGCCGTGGGTTCCTGCAGACACCAAACTGTCAAAACTGGACACGCTGCGTCTGGCATCCAGCTATATATCTCACCTCAGACAGCTTTTACAAGACGACAGATATGACAATGGCTTTGTGCATCCTGTAAATTTGGTATGAGTGAGTGTTGTCCGAGTTTTTTTGAGGACTTTATACCCATCCTAAAGTTTGTTcagaaataatgtttatttatgacTTATATAAGACAGATCTATTAAACAGTATAGCCTTAAAAGGGTTTTCCTCcacaaactgaaaattctgtcatcatttattcatcctcctgtggttcaaaatctgtatgtgattctttcttctgtgaaacccaaaagaagatcttttgaaaaacgtgtccatacaatgaaagtctatggggttgtttgcttaccaacattctttaaactgagtttttttgtgttctgcagaagaaagaaaatcatacaggtttgaggttgagtaaatgatgacagaattttcatttttgggtggagtatccctttaaaaaagcatttacgAAATCAATATGCTAGTATATAAAACATGGTCCCTGCATAGAATCATTCAAgaaccttttttaagagtgcataaaaactttaaagcaataaataaatatgatggAAAACTAAGGATTTCATCCCTTTAAGGATGAAATgcttgtactgtactgtaagtaCCATGGCAATATCTTGTTTTTAGGATAGGTTATTTATCATGGCATGATTTGATGTATCATATTACACAAACATGTTAaaatatcatttacatttatgcatatgtcagacgcttttatccaaagcgacttacattgcatactatacatttgttgctgactatgtgcaatcccctgggatcgaacccatgaccttggcattgctagcaccATGTTCTAACCACTGAGCAACAGGAAAGCTGTGAcctatatattattattatataatgacAATATATTATTCAATATCATATATTGAATATTTAATACTGCATGTGAAACATGCATGAATTACACAAACTGTAGGCCTAAGACGACACATTCAATACAattctttcacatttttttaaatcaatgtgtTTCGTggcatttatgtatttgtgttttttattcttttccCACAGACGTGGCCTTTTGTGGTCTCTGCTCGATCAGAGGACACTAAAGACATTTCAGCAGCGATCAGACTATGTGGAGCTACAGCATAAACATCTGGCACCTCTCTGTCTTTTATCCCTCTCCACATTTCACGGTCTCATGCACTTCCTTTGAACTTACATGAATGGACATTACACAGTACAGACTGTATTCAGAATGTACAACTGTACAACATAGCAatgattttagattttagagGTCTACCGgcagttaagtttgggccacataacatgcCGTTATTATAATaatgccgctgaaaccgtcttaAGGCTGCAGTTACTAGTATTCAAACAGCCAAACAAATTCGCTTAACTGTGTCAAATAGGGCtgggtaaaaaatattgattcttCTATTTTAATCTATCTTCAATTTAAGGAAACAATATCGATTCGGGAAATCACCGAATCgaatattaaaggagtcattttgcacggctaaaacgaatattattgtttgttttagatgtaacgcaatgtgtatacaccatttaaagcttaaaaaacgctgtattttccacataccgtgcatgtttgtatctcctctttgccccgcctctctgaaacgcgctgattttttacaaagctcatggctctgaaaaacaaggtgtgctatgattggccagttcaccagtgcatagtgattggtcaaatactgcaagcatttcacggaaatgtaacgcttcttaccatattcggaacatcagggtCCAAAGCAATTgaactgacaggcgatacaatgagatttacaattacaccCACCTTAACTATgcgtagatttgggcggtcttagtcaaatcatgttacgaagttacgtagattcgccggggtgtggttacacgaggtgtttcagtcaggtctggttgagcattcgcttttagatagaatgcatcttttgttcccacactttcatttgtgcaattttacgtgtctaatacatgcatgggcaacttataacacaccaaaaccacagaaaaacacgtacttccgccatatgacccctttaatgcacGTCTCGTTTCGCCTCTCCTCCAGACGATGGCGCCATTATTCAAGTTGAATaatgaaatctgttttatttcttaaatatgtttCAAGTTGTTCGTGAATTTCTAGCTGTTCATGATTTCACTGTTGCACacttacaatgtttttatttttacagtatttggTTACTCAAAGCAAAAGTAATTCAAAACAATTGTGTGGGCTATAGGCTACTATTAACGTGAATGTGTATTTCATAAATGTAGCTGAGGTGGGGGGTCAGTTATCAgcctatatatttaaatatggatTCCATGTCTGcaaaactaaaatattaaatgaaatactGATCTAATGTCGATATAGAATCGAATCGAATTAAAACCATATAAATCGAATCGAATCGCCAAAATGGTCTCAAAACCCAGCCCTAGTTTCAAATAAATTTACGTGATgagtaatgtaaatataaactaTAAGGTACCAACATCGCTGTAATACAGTAACAGACTTCAAACTGTGAGAGCTTGTGACCAAGATAAAAACGACCATGTGCACGTTGCTGCACTTGAATAAGAATGTGCGCAGTGTTGAAGATGTAGGACTAGGCCGGTTTTCATCGCGTTTGCTGAGGATTGCAGCTGTCCAGTCATTAGTTTCCCAGCGCACTAAACCAGT comes from Triplophysa rosa linkage group LG23, Trosa_1v2, whole genome shotgun sequence and encodes:
- the LOC130547324 gene encoding transcription factor 21 encodes the protein MSTGSLSDTEDLQELSITRSLQDSEDEFSMDDNLKGKTSNKKQQEKRAKDGRKSQRNAANARERARMRVLSKAFSRLKTSLPWVPADTKLSKLDTLRLASSYISHLRQLLQDDRYDNGFVHPVNLTWPFVVSARSEDTKDISAAIRLCGATA